In Patulibacter sp. SYSU D01012, a single window of DNA contains:
- a CDS encoding histidinol-phosphate transaminase → MGLFGYYRQFEGLTEEEVNSGLREQAKERRARALAHVEPIDLSRTTWHELPPPEVVDAITFHARRGLHRYAEGRDVALRSALAERHGVDAARIAIGEGASGLLARAANELLGPDDELVFPWPGYPLYPLMARDARARAVTVPSLDPERLLAAVTPRTRMVVLGSPHDPTGELLRAPVLAELLGRLPERVVVVLDEALRDFVTAEDPDATLRLTDAHPRLVVVRSFSKAWGLAGLRCGYAVAGPGDDARDLLRALTPVLGLSDLALAGALAALRHAPDVVDRRVRRNAAARDELAAALADLGLLVHPSQSCTLWVRAPDRDGAALHEALARGGVTVQSGTPLGDEHHVRLGVRDAATTQRVAAVLRAGRDA, encoded by the coding sequence ATGGGGCTCTTCGGGTACTACCGCCAGTTCGAGGGGCTGACGGAGGAGGAGGTCAACTCCGGGCTGCGCGAGCAGGCGAAGGAGCGGCGCGCGCGGGCGCTGGCCCACGTCGAGCCGATCGACCTGTCCCGGACGACCTGGCACGAGCTGCCGCCGCCCGAGGTCGTCGACGCGATCACGTTCCACGCCCGCCGCGGCCTGCACCGCTACGCCGAGGGGCGCGACGTGGCGCTGCGCTCCGCGCTCGCCGAGCGGCACGGCGTCGACGCCGCGCGCATCGCGATCGGCGAGGGCGCGTCGGGCCTGCTGGCGCGCGCGGCGAACGAGCTGCTCGGGCCGGACGACGAGCTCGTCTTCCCGTGGCCGGGCTACCCGCTCTACCCGCTGATGGCGCGCGACGCCCGGGCCCGTGCGGTGACCGTGCCGTCGCTCGACCCCGAGCGCCTGCTCGCCGCGGTCACGCCGCGCACGCGGATGGTCGTGCTCGGCAGTCCGCACGATCCGACGGGCGAGCTGCTGCGCGCCCCCGTCCTGGCGGAGCTGCTGGGCCGCCTGCCCGAGCGGGTCGTCGTGGTCCTCGACGAGGCGCTGCGCGACTTCGTCACCGCGGAGGACCCGGACGCCACGCTGCGCCTGACGGACGCGCACCCGCGGCTCGTCGTCGTGCGCTCGTTCTCGAAGGCGTGGGGGCTGGCCGGCCTGCGCTGCGGCTACGCCGTCGCAGGCCCCGGCGACGATGCCCGGGACCTGCTCCGCGCGCTGACGCCCGTGCTGGGCCTGTCCGACCTGGCGCTCGCCGGCGCGCTGGCCGCGCTGCGGCACGCCCCCGACGTCGTCGACCGCCGCGTGCGCCGCAACGCCGCGGCGCGGGACGAGCTGGCCGCCGCGCTCGCGGACCTGGGCCTGCTCGTGCACCCCTCGCAGTCGTGCACCCTGTGGGTCCGGGCCCCCGACCGCGACGGCGCCGCGCTGCACGAGGCGCTGGCCCGCGGCGGCGTCACCGTGCAGAGCGGCACGCCGCTGGGCGACGAGCACCACGTGCGCCTGGGCGTGCGGGACGCCGCGACGACGCAGCGCGTGGCGGCCGTGCTGCGCGCCGGGCGGGACGCGTGA
- a CDS encoding AMP-dependent synthetase/ligase has translation MSTTSTTTGAERSAAGTTIADLAFRAGEAYGDHVAARYQASEGDWRDVTFREQQERATAFGLGLLALGVAAGDRIAVIGTTRPEWTIAHLGIVATGAVHVSVYPTNSAEECEWVVGNSESRGVVCEDAGQVEKILAVRERLPALEWIVLLDGEAEGAISLADLHARGADRDAAELRARAEAVRPEDPYVFMYTSGTTGPPKGCVLSHGNYRWIVGVSGELAPMEDGAVLYLFLPLAHAFALLFVLCATDAGATTAYWGGDPAKIVQELTQVQPTVMPSVPRIFEKIYTLAVGSKPREEQERMIAAAALGERVRDLQARGEPVPAELQEPFARAEEALFANVRALFGGRLNRAITGAAPIAPEILRFFYGCGVPVMEGYGMTETSTGSMVNTVEDHRFGTVGRPLPGVEAKVAEDGELLLRGGHIFQGYYKMEDASFGAITDGWLHTGDLATIDDDGYVSIVGRKKDIIITAGGKNLTPANLENDLKRSPWISQAVMHGDRRPYPVVLVTLDPETIVPWAQARGLPTSVSELSRHPDVVALVQAEVDAANARLAPVEQVKKVLILDRDLSQETGELTPTLKVKRNVVNERFADRFDALYDA, from the coding sequence ATGAGCACGACCAGCACGACGACCGGGGCCGAGCGGTCCGCGGCGGGCACGACGATCGCCGACCTGGCGTTCCGCGCCGGCGAGGCGTACGGGGACCACGTCGCCGCCCGCTACCAGGCGTCCGAGGGCGACTGGCGGGACGTCACGTTCCGCGAGCAGCAGGAGCGGGCCACGGCCTTCGGGCTGGGGCTGCTGGCCCTGGGCGTCGCGGCGGGCGACCGCATCGCGGTGATCGGCACGACCCGCCCGGAGTGGACCATCGCCCACCTCGGCATCGTCGCCACCGGCGCCGTCCACGTCTCCGTCTACCCGACGAACTCGGCGGAGGAGTGCGAGTGGGTCGTCGGCAACTCGGAGTCGCGCGGGGTCGTCTGCGAGGACGCGGGGCAGGTGGAGAAGATCCTGGCGGTGCGCGAGCGCCTGCCGGCGCTCGAGTGGATCGTCCTGCTCGACGGCGAGGCCGAGGGCGCGATCTCGCTCGCCGACCTGCACGCCCGGGGCGCCGACCGGGACGCGGCCGAGCTGCGCGCCCGCGCCGAGGCGGTGCGCCCCGAGGACCCGTACGTCTTCATGTACACGTCGGGGACGACCGGGCCGCCGAAGGGCTGCGTCCTCTCGCACGGCAACTACCGCTGGATCGTGGGAGTGAGCGGCGAGCTGGCGCCGATGGAGGACGGCGCCGTCCTGTACCTGTTCCTGCCCCTCGCGCACGCCTTCGCGCTGCTCTTCGTGCTGTGCGCGACGGACGCGGGCGCCACGACGGCCTACTGGGGCGGCGACCCGGCCAAGATCGTCCAGGAGCTCACGCAGGTGCAGCCGACGGTGATGCCGTCCGTGCCGCGCATCTTCGAGAAGATCTACACGCTCGCCGTCGGCTCGAAGCCGCGCGAGGAGCAGGAGCGGATGATCGCCGCCGCCGCGCTCGGCGAGCGCGTGCGCGACCTGCAGGCCCGCGGCGAGCCGGTGCCGGCGGAGCTGCAGGAGCCGTTCGCCCGGGCCGAGGAGGCGCTGTTCGCCAACGTCCGCGCGCTCTTCGGCGGCCGCCTGAACCGCGCGATCACCGGCGCCGCGCCGATCGCCCCCGAGATCCTGCGCTTCTTCTACGGCTGCGGCGTGCCCGTCATGGAGGGCTACGGCATGACGGAGACGTCGACCGGCAGCATGGTCAACACCGTCGAGGACCACCGCTTCGGCACCGTCGGCCGCCCGCTGCCGGGCGTCGAGGCGAAGGTGGCCGAGGACGGCGAGCTGCTCCTGCGCGGCGGCCACATCTTCCAGGGCTACTACAAGATGGAGGACGCCTCGTTCGGCGCCATCACCGACGGCTGGCTGCACACGGGCGACCTGGCGACGATCGACGACGACGGGTACGTGTCGATCGTCGGCCGCAAGAAGGACATCATCATCACCGCGGGCGGCAAGAACCTGACGCCGGCCAACCTCGAGAACGACCTGAAGCGCTCGCCCTGGATCAGCCAGGCGGTGATGCACGGCGACCGGCGGCCCTACCCCGTCGTGCTCGTCACGCTCGACCCCGAGACGATCGTGCCCTGGGCACAGGCCCGCGGGCTGCCGACGAGCGTCTCCGAGCTGTCCCGGCACCCCGACGTCGTGGCGCTCGTGCAGGCCGAGGTCGACGCCGCGAACGCGCGCCTGGCGCCGGTGGAGCAGGTGAAGAAGGTGCTGATCCTCGACCGCGACCTGTCGCAGGAGACCGGCGAGCTGACCCCGACGCTGAAGGTCAAGCGCAACGTCGTGAACGAGCGCTTCGCCGACCGCTTCGACGCGCTGTACGACGCCTGA
- a CDS encoding Nif3-like dinuclear metal center hexameric protein, with translation MARLGDLLSDLDALLRPEAFKDYGPNGLQVPPPGGREAEVRTVVTAVSADRQALEAAAGRGADLVLVHHGLFWDGDPRALDPVMAGRLRVLLSGGIALAAYHLALDGHAEVGNNRLLADALGATAAPWAASGSPAIGVVASWDEPLPVDELLRRVRATTGQELHHFPGGPDPVRRLAIVSGAAAGLVPAAAADGLDGLLTGEPREQTRGLAAEHGVHAICAGHHATETRGVRALGDRLAARFGIRHEFVDTGNPI, from the coding sequence ATGGCCCGCCTCGGCGATCTCCTCTCCGACCTCGACGCCCTGCTCCGGCCCGAGGCCTTCAAGGACTACGGCCCGAACGGCCTGCAGGTGCCGCCCCCCGGCGGCCGCGAGGCCGAGGTCCGCACCGTCGTCACCGCCGTGAGCGCCGACCGCCAGGCGCTCGAGGCTGCGGCCGGCCGCGGCGCCGACCTCGTCCTGGTCCACCACGGGCTGTTCTGGGACGGCGACCCGCGCGCGCTGGACCCCGTGATGGCCGGCCGCCTGCGCGTGCTGCTGTCCGGCGGCATCGCGCTCGCGGCGTACCACCTGGCGCTCGACGGCCACGCCGAGGTGGGCAACAACCGGCTGCTCGCCGACGCGCTCGGCGCGACCGCCGCGCCGTGGGCGGCGTCCGGATCCCCCGCCATCGGCGTCGTCGCCTCCTGGGACGAGCCGCTGCCCGTCGACGAGCTGCTGCGCCGCGTCCGGGCGACGACGGGCCAGGAGCTGCATCACTTCCCCGGCGGCCCCGACCCGGTGCGCCGGCTGGCGATCGTCTCGGGCGCCGCGGCCGGTCTGGTGCCCGCCGCGGCGGCCGACGGACTCGACGGGCTGCTGACGGGCGAGCCGCGCGAGCAGACGCGCGGCCTCGCCGCCGAGCACGGCGTGCACGCGATCTGCGCGGGCCACCACGCCACGGAGACCCGCGGCGTCCGCGCCCTCGGCGACCGGCTGGCCGCGCGGTTCGGGATCCGCCACGAGTTCGTGGACACCGGCAACCCGATTTGA
- a CDS encoding sigma-70 family RNA polymerase sigma factor, translating to MASAARGDAAAFEELFRRHRAGVHAYALRMLQDHGRAEDVVQEVFVAAMRAIRDGRQPEHVRAWLQEVARRACIDQWRGVTRRGEVSLDAPERLMTGDAERLADDDSVLRAAEGHAALRTLRTALDDLPPMQRAVLVQRELEGRSTGEIARRLDITPDAVEGQLTRARRGLAAAYRELESGERCLSVRRICDASVRGAIAARDRRRAVAHLRGCESCRRHARSVGVEPRMIDPTPLAAKLAFLLPLPLLRRGPVDALLGQDPAAHLVSAKVVVGAAVLAAGGGGVLAGRTVPPGPGAGADRPAAVAAGPGARDAHVGERGGVPVLRRRADGTLAPASPAAGHAGAAGTVVRAARRTATVSATDAGVGPGVGTAPAPAPAAGAAPLPAPPAALGDGDRAPVPASAPPVVAPALTAPAEATAPETAPAPAPAAPAPATHSPAAVPPAAAVPPVAPAPPPPAPASAPPTTLPGEPAEAPNAGGAAAPTDPAPAPAPAEGSVDGAG from the coding sequence GTGGCGTCCGCCGCCCGGGGCGACGCCGCCGCGTTCGAGGAGCTGTTCCGTCGCCATCGGGCCGGGGTGCACGCGTACGCGCTGCGGATGCTGCAGGACCACGGGCGGGCCGAGGACGTCGTGCAGGAGGTCTTCGTCGCCGCGATGCGGGCCATCCGCGACGGCCGGCAGCCCGAGCACGTGCGCGCGTGGCTGCAGGAGGTCGCGCGCCGGGCGTGCATCGACCAGTGGCGCGGGGTCACCCGCCGCGGCGAGGTCAGCCTGGACGCGCCGGAGCGGCTCATGACCGGCGACGCCGAGCGCCTGGCGGACGACGACAGCGTCCTGCGCGCCGCCGAGGGCCACGCCGCGCTGCGCACCCTGCGCACCGCCCTCGACGACCTGCCGCCCATGCAGCGCGCGGTGCTGGTGCAGCGCGAGCTCGAGGGCCGCTCGACCGGCGAGATCGCCCGACGGCTGGACATCACGCCGGACGCCGTGGAGGGCCAGCTGACGCGCGCCCGCCGCGGGCTGGCGGCGGCGTACCGCGAGCTCGAGAGCGGCGAGCGGTGCCTGTCGGTGCGCCGGATCTGCGACGCGTCGGTCCGCGGGGCGATCGCCGCCCGCGATCGCCGCCGGGCCGTCGCGCACCTCCGCGGCTGCGAGAGCTGCCGGCGGCACGCGCGGTCCGTCGGCGTCGAGCCGCGGATGATCGATCCCACGCCGCTCGCCGCCAAGCTCGCCTTCCTGCTGCCGCTGCCGCTCCTGCGTCGCGGGCCCGTCGACGCCCTGCTCGGGCAGGACCCGGCCGCGCACCTCGTCTCGGCCAAGGTCGTCGTCGGTGCCGCCGTGCTGGCCGCGGGCGGCGGCGGGGTGCTGGCCGGCCGCACCGTGCCGCCCGGGCCGGGGGCCGGGGCCGACCGGCCGGCGGCCGTCGCCGCGGGCCCCGGCGCCCGCGACGCCCACGTCGGTGAGCGCGGCGGCGTTCCCGTCCTGCGTCGGCGCGCCGACGGGACGCTCGCGCCCGCCTCGCCCGCCGCCGGCCACGCCGGCGCGGCCGGCACCGTCGTGCGCGCCGCCCGGAGGACCGCGACCGTCAGCGCCACCGACGCGGGCGTCGGGCCCGGTGTCGGCACCGCGCCGGCTCCCGCCCCGGCGGCCGGCGCCGCGCCGCTCCCCGCGCCACCGGCGGCGCTGGGCGACGGCGACCGCGCCCCGGTCCCGGCGTCCGCGCCGCCGGTCGTCGCGCCGGCGCTGACGGCGCCGGCCGAGGCCACCGCGCCGGAGACCGCGCCCGCCCCGGCGCCGGCCGCCCCGGCGCCCGCCACGCACTCGCCGGCCGCGGTCCCGCCGGCGGCCGCGGTTCCCCCGGTGGCCCCGGCCCCGCCGCCCCCGGCCCCGGCGTCCGCCCCGCCGACCACGCTCCCCGGGGAGCCGGCCGAGGCCCCGAACGCCGGCGGCGCCGCCGCGCCGACCGACCCCGCGCCTGCGCCTGCGCCCGCCGAGGGGAGCGTCGACGGTGCCGGCTGA
- a CDS encoding trypsin-like peptidase domain-containing protein, with protein sequence MTTPSRSLALLCTAALAGGTGGAVVASELSGGDGGTRTVVRTVPGGATNETVAATSRALTPSAIYRQSKDSVGYVTSELGGAADGTSGTGGASGGEATGSGFVVSADGYLVTNAHVIDGATAVTVKVGDGASQRAKIVGVDRSTDLALLKVTPRTALKPLTLADSSDVQVGDATYAIGNPYGLDRTLTTGVVSALHRSITSPNGYAINGVLQTDAALNPGNSGGPLLDGQGHVIGVNSQIATSGSSADGSEGGNTGVGFAVPSDTVTRVIQQLRATGTAKHAYLGVGTSDGTSGGGATVATVAAGGPAADAGLRAGDVVTKVGDAAVTGAEGLGVAVDAHRPGDEVRVTYRRDGRTRTATVTLGTRPDAAAATRSSAQDAPQGGTQGQQRGVPVLP encoded by the coding sequence ATGACGACGCCCTCCCGGTCCCTCGCCCTCCTCTGCACCGCGGCGCTCGCCGGCGGGACCGGCGGCGCGGTCGTCGCGTCGGAGCTCTCGGGCGGCGACGGCGGCACGCGGACGGTCGTCCGCACCGTGCCGGGCGGCGCGACGAACGAGACGGTGGCGGCGACGAGCCGCGCGCTCACGCCCAGCGCGATCTACCGGCAGAGCAAGGACTCCGTCGGGTACGTGACGTCGGAGCTCGGCGGGGCCGCGGACGGGACCTCCGGGACCGGCGGCGCGTCGGGCGGCGAGGCGACGGGGTCGGGCTTCGTCGTCTCGGCGGACGGCTACCTCGTCACGAACGCGCACGTGATCGACGGCGCCACGGCCGTGACGGTGAAGGTGGGCGACGGCGCGAGCCAGCGCGCGAAGATCGTCGGCGTCGATCGCTCGACCGACCTGGCGCTGCTGAAGGTCACGCCGCGCACGGCGCTGAAGCCGCTGACGCTCGCCGACTCCTCCGACGTGCAGGTCGGCGACGCGACGTACGCGATCGGCAACCCCTACGGGCTGGACCGCACGCTGACGACCGGCGTCGTCTCGGCTCTGCACCGCAGCATCACCTCGCCGAACGGCTACGCGATCAACGGCGTGCTGCAGACGGACGCGGCGCTCAACCCCGGCAACTCGGGCGGCCCGCTCCTGGACGGCCAGGGCCACGTCATCGGCGTCAACTCGCAGATCGCGACGTCCGGCTCGTCGGCCGACGGGAGCGAGGGCGGCAACACGGGCGTCGGCTTCGCGGTGCCGTCCGACACCGTCACGCGCGTGATCCAGCAGCTGCGCGCGACGGGCACGGCGAAGCACGCCTACCTGGGCGTGGGCACGTCCGACGGGACGAGCGGAGGCGGCGCGACGGTCGCCACCGTCGCCGCCGGCGGGCCGGCCGCCGACGCGGGCCTGCGGGCCGGAGACGTCGTCACGAAGGTCGGCGACGCCGCCGTCACGGGCGCCGAGGGCCTGGGCGTCGCGGTCGACGCGCACCGGCCCGGCGACGAGGTGCGCGTGACGTACCGCCGGGACGGGCGGACGCGGACCGCGACGGTGACGCTGGGGACCCGGCCTGACGCGGCCGCAGCCACCCGCTCGTCCGCGCAGGACGCCCCGCAGGGGGGCACGCAGGGGCAGCAGCGCGGCGTCCCCGTCCTGCCCTAG
- a CDS encoding AlkA N-terminal domain-containing protein, producing the protein MPLAPPTDPRFDERYAAVASRDTRFDGRFYTGVLSTGIYCRPSCPARTPLRRNVRFFPTAAAAQAAGLRACLRCRPEIAPGAPAWDHGADVAARAVRLIADGIVDRGGVPALAARLGYSERQLHRLLVAELGAGPLQLARAQRARTAALLIEGGTSSFTDVAFAAGFGSLRQFNDTIRETFGRTPTDLRARAAAGAAAPGTVTLRLARREPFAGAELLGFLGRRVVPGLEAVVDGAFVRTLDLPRGPGVCALRPDEDGAVGCTLRLADLRDLSAAVARCRRLLDLDADPVAVDARLAADPALAPSVAAVPGRRVPGAADGFELAVRAVVGQQISVAGARTILGRLVAEHGVPVPAGLLPVGAPPLACFPRAAVVAGLPDAALPMPRARAAALRGLAAAVADGVLDLDGGRATDDVRADLLALRGVGPWTAEYVAMRALGDPDAFPATDLGVRQGAAALGLPDDARALTAHAAAWAPWRAYAARHLWAAAAPPTQGRSA; encoded by the coding sequence ATGCCGCTCGCCCCGCCCACCGATCCGCGCTTCGACGAGCGCTACGCCGCCGTCGCCTCGCGCGACACGCGCTTCGACGGGCGCTTCTACACCGGCGTCCTGTCGACCGGCATCTACTGCCGCCCGTCGTGCCCGGCGCGCACCCCGCTGCGGCGCAACGTCCGCTTCTTCCCGACCGCCGCCGCGGCGCAGGCCGCCGGCCTGCGCGCCTGCCTGCGCTGCCGACCTGAGATCGCGCCGGGCGCGCCCGCCTGGGACCACGGCGCGGACGTCGCCGCCCGGGCCGTGCGGCTCATCGCCGACGGCATCGTCGACCGCGGCGGCGTGCCGGCGCTCGCCGCCCGCCTGGGCTACTCGGAGCGGCAGCTCCACCGGCTGCTCGTCGCCGAGCTGGGCGCCGGGCCGCTGCAGCTGGCGCGGGCGCAGCGGGCGCGCACGGCCGCGCTGCTCATCGAGGGCGGGACGAGCAGCTTCACCGACGTCGCGTTCGCCGCCGGGTTCGGCAGCCTGCGGCAGTTCAACGACACGATCCGCGAGACGTTCGGGCGCACCCCGACGGACCTGCGGGCGCGGGCGGCCGCCGGCGCGGCGGCGCCGGGCACCGTGACGCTGCGGCTGGCCCGCCGCGAGCCGTTCGCGGGCGCCGAGCTGCTCGGCTTCCTCGGCCGCCGCGTCGTCCCCGGACTGGAGGCCGTGGTGGACGGCGCGTTCGTGCGCACCCTCGACCTGCCGCGCGGGCCCGGCGTCTGCGCGCTGCGGCCCGACGAGGACGGCGCCGTCGGCTGCACGCTGCGGCTCGCCGACCTGCGCGACCTCTCCGCCGCCGTCGCCCGCTGCCGCCGCCTGCTCGACCTGGACGCCGACCCGGTGGCCGTCGACGCGCGGCTGGCGGCGGACCCGGCGCTCGCGCCGTCCGTCGCCGCCGTCCCCGGGCGGCGCGTGCCCGGTGCCGCGGACGGCTTCGAGCTCGCCGTCCGCGCGGTCGTCGGCCAGCAGATCTCCGTCGCCGGCGCCCGCACGATCCTCGGCCGCCTGGTCGCCGAGCACGGCGTCCCGGTCCCGGCCGGCCTGCTGCCCGTCGGCGCGCCGCCGCTCGCGTGCTTCCCGCGTGCCGCCGTCGTCGCGGGGCTGCCGGACGCGGCGCTGCCGATGCCGCGGGCGCGCGCCGCGGCGCTGCGCGGGCTGGCCGCCGCCGTGGCCGACGGCGTCCTCGACCTGGACGGCGGACGCGCCACCGACGACGTGCGCGCCGACCTGCTCGCCCTGCGCGGCGTCGGCCCGTGGACCGCCGAGTACGTCGCGATGCGCGCGCTCGGCGACCCCGACGCCTTCCCGGCCACCGACCTGGGCGTCCGTCAGGGCGCCGCCGCGCTCGGGCTGCCCGACGACGCCCGCGCGCTGACCGCCCACGCCGCGGCGTGGGCGCCCTGGCGCGCCTACGCCGCCCGCCACCTGTGGGCGGCCGCCGCCCCGCCGACCCAAGGACGATCCGCATGA
- a CDS encoding methylated-DNA--[protein]-cysteine S-methyltransferase, producing MTTVLYRADLDTPVGPFLLLTDADGAVRASGFTADLAEVLALLPRAGTGAEVRPAADAPDDDPTAPALDALRRFFAGDLTALDGVPVRQDADPERPVARMRVRLRAVGPGETRTYAGLAADAGLPRAPRAAGQACSRNAVAPFVPCHRVLSTSGGLGGYRWGLPVKRALLDHERAHAAGADGPRPLPLEVPVAG from the coding sequence ATGACCACGGTCCTCTACCGCGCCGACCTCGACACCCCGGTCGGCCCGTTCCTGCTGCTGACCGACGCCGACGGCGCCGTGCGCGCCAGCGGCTTCACGGCCGACCTGGCCGAGGTGCTCGCGCTCCTGCCGCGCGCCGGCACGGGGGCCGAGGTGCGCCCCGCCGCCGACGCGCCGGACGACGACCCGACCGCGCCGGCCCTCGACGCGCTGCGGCGCTTCTTCGCCGGGGACCTGACCGCGCTCGACGGCGTCCCCGTCCGGCAGGACGCCGACCCCGAGCGCCCGGTCGCGCGGATGCGCGTGCGGCTGCGCGCCGTCGGCCCGGGGGAGACCCGCACGTACGCCGGACTGGCCGCCGACGCCGGCCTGCCGCGCGCGCCCCGCGCCGCCGGGCAGGCGTGCTCGCGCAACGCCGTCGCCCCGTTCGTGCCGTGCCACCGGGTGCTCAGCACGAGCGGCGGGCTGGGCGGCTACCGGTGGGGGCTGCCGGTCAAGCGGGCGCTGCTCGACCACGAACGCGCCCACGCCGCGGGCGCCGACGGTCCGCGGCCGCTGCCGCTCGAGGTCCCGGTGGCGGGCTGA
- a CDS encoding nicotinate phosphoribosyltransferase: protein MGHGEGLRTRVGQGAEGLSHPEGRRSGPFEAVLTETPLAGYCPSARGSVANERLRARLSPLFPVSVLRTDLYTLTMADSFVRHGQDDLVSFEATIRRLPEGRSWVMVAGVAEVVEGLLALRATEEELAWLREDGRVSAQLLARLAELRFTGTVWALPEGTVVPAGVPMLRVTAPRVEATLVEPALLAALNYGTRIATTAAEVVRAAAGRPAYDFSLRRLDGPEAGLPTARAAWIAGLAGTALPEASLRYGIPSVGTMAHHAVMAFGEAGEQAAFEQALRDRPQGTSLLVDTYDVGRGVERAIAAAKATGVPLRGIRIDSGDLAANARRARALLDDAGLGHAEIMLSGDLDADVIRTLVADGAPADAFAVGTRLRRGDPLGGVYKLSAQHDAADPARRAVMKRSPGKETDPGVHQVTRRHSARRGLLHEIHLAHEAVPGVPLLRPVIVRGRAVDGAVDLTAARAHAAAELDVLERDDRVAAPCRSAQLLELRHRLSAPATLGTHDALLVVDVQHDFLPGGALGVPGGDRVLEPIARLLGAAREGGAAVYASRDWHPRDHVSFGARGGPWPVHCVANTTGAEIHPGLPLDGATVLDKGTDADLEAYSAFDGTDLLERLRDTDVERVVVCGLATDYCVRATALDALQGGLAVEVVTDAVAAVDVEPGDGERTLRELRDAGATLTVAPQPRAH, encoded by the coding sequence ATGGGGCATGGAGAAGGGCTCCGGACCAGGGTCGGACAGGGCGCCGAAGGTCTCTCCCACCCGGAGGGCCGACGCTCCGGGCCGTTCGAGGCCGTACTGACGGAGACGCCGCTTGCGGGATACTGCCCCTCTGCGCGGGGTAGCGTAGCGAACGAGCGTCTACGCGCCCGCCTGTCCCCCCTCTTCCCCGTGAGCGTTCTCCGAACCGACTTGTACACCCTCACCATGGCGGACTCCTTCGTCCGGCACGGGCAGGACGACCTCGTGTCGTTCGAGGCGACGATCCGCCGCCTGCCCGAGGGGCGGTCCTGGGTGATGGTCGCCGGCGTCGCCGAGGTCGTCGAGGGGCTGCTGGCCCTGCGCGCCACCGAGGAGGAGCTGGCGTGGCTGCGCGAGGACGGACGCGTGTCGGCGCAGCTGCTCGCGCGGCTGGCGGAGCTGCGCTTCACCGGCACCGTGTGGGCGCTGCCCGAGGGCACCGTGGTCCCCGCCGGCGTGCCGATGCTGCGCGTCACCGCGCCGCGGGTGGAGGCGACGCTCGTCGAGCCCGCGCTGCTGGCGGCCCTCAACTACGGCACGCGGATCGCGACGACCGCCGCAGAGGTGGTCCGCGCCGCCGCCGGCCGCCCCGCCTACGACTTCTCGCTGCGCCGCCTGGACGGCCCCGAGGCGGGCCTGCCGACCGCGCGCGCCGCCTGGATCGCCGGCCTGGCCGGGACCGCGCTGCCCGAGGCGTCGCTGCGCTACGGGATCCCCTCCGTCGGCACGATGGCCCACCACGCGGTGATGGCGTTCGGCGAGGCGGGCGAGCAGGCGGCGTTCGAGCAGGCGCTGCGCGACCGGCCGCAGGGCACGTCGCTGCTCGTCGACACGTACGACGTCGGCCGCGGGGTCGAGCGGGCGATCGCGGCCGCGAAGGCCACGGGCGTGCCGCTGCGCGGCATCCGCATCGACTCCGGCGACCTGGCCGCGAACGCCCGCCGCGCCCGCGCGCTGCTCGACGACGCCGGCCTGGGCCACGCCGAGATCATGCTCTCGGGCGACCTCGACGCCGACGTGATCCGCACGCTCGTGGCGGACGGCGCGCCGGCCGACGCGTTCGCCGTCGGCACGCGCCTGCGCCGCGGCGACCCGCTCGGCGGCGTCTACAAGCTCTCCGCCCAGCACGACGCCGCCGATCCCGCGCGGCGCGCCGTGATGAAGCGCTCGCCGGGCAAGGAGACCGATCCGGGCGTCCACCAGGTCACGCGCCGCCACAGCGCCCGGCGCGGGCTGCTCCACGAGATCCACCTGGCGCACGAGGCGGTGCCGGGCGTGCCGCTGCTGCGCCCCGTGATCGTCCGCGGCCGGGCCGTGGACGGCGCCGTCGACCTGACCGCCGCGCGCGCCCACGCCGCCGCCGAGCTGGACGTCCTGGAGCGCGACGACCGCGTCGCCGCCCCGTGCCGCTCCGCGCAGCTGCTCGAGCTGCGCCACCGCCTGTCCGCCCCGGCCACGCTCGGCACGCACGACGCGCTGCTCGTGGTCGACGTGCAGCACGACTTCCTGCCCGGCGGGGCGCTCGGCGTGCCGGGCGGCGACCGCGTGCTCGAGCCGATCGCGCGGCTGCTCGGGGCGGCGCGCGAGGGCGGCGCGGCCGTCTACGCCTCGCGCGACTGGCACCCCCGCGACCACGTCTCCTTCGGCGCGCGCGGCGGGCCGTGGCCGGTGCACTGCGTGGCGAACACGACGGGCGCCGAGATCCACCCCGGCCTGCCGCTCGACGGCGCCACGGTGCTCGACAAGGGCACGGACGCGGACCTGGAGGCCTACTCCGCGTTCGACGGCACCGACCTGCTCGAGCGGCTGCGCGACACGGACGTCGAGCGCGTCGTCGTGTGCGGGCTGGCCACGGACTACTGCGTGCGGGCGACCGCGCTCGACGCGCTGCAGGGCGGCCTGGCGGTCGAGGTCGTGACGGACGCCGTCGCGGCGGTCGACGTGGAGCCCGGCGACGGCGAGCGCACGCTCCGCGAGCTGCGGGACGCCGGCGCGACGCTGACGGTCGCGCCCCAGCCGCGCGCCCACTGA